The genomic region TTTTTCCCAATCTCTAGATACTTGGGTATATGCGGCATAAATACGCTCGTCATAGTCATAAACATCTGACAGCGATGGATCAAGTACAGCTCCCATATCAGTATCAAAAAAATCTTGATTACTTTTATTAGATATGTTTGTGTACTTCAATCCTGAAGAAAAAGTATAAGAGCCTAAAAGGTCTTCATAATCAACTTTCCCAGTAAATATATTGGCTTTTTGGAATCCTGTAGTTCTAAAGCTATTAGTTCCTGTAGTGGTTTGTGTGTTGTCAAAAAAGCGGCTTGAAAAGTCTTGAGTATTGTCGTTATCTGTAAAAATATAAGTTGCTTCTACATTTAAATTCCCACCGTTCTCATTAAGAACACTGTTCCATGCTAGGTTTACGTTGCCACTGGCATAATCTTGATCAACATCAGAGTTAGTATCAAAACCGCTGAATGAAGTGCCATTTTGAGGTAAGATCGAGGTATTTACCTCGCTATCTAGTTCCCTACCATTATTTAATCCCAGATATCCCATAAAGGATAAACTGTTCTTTTTATCTAATCTAATATCTATAATACTATTAAGGGCATGTGCATCACTTCTATTTACTGCCTCAACATCAGTAAACCAGCGAGAATCTCTAGTACCATCACTGTTAAAGAAACCTACTTGAGACTCTTGTCGTGTCAAATCCTTACGTGGATTATAATTATAGTTTCCATATACATTTAACCAATTGTTCTTATAAAAATGGCTAGTTCCTATTTGATATTTTGCAAACGTATCAATCTCATAATTTCCTGTCACAGATCCTTTATAACCTAGTGATACGTTTTTACTGGTTATAATATTGATAACTGCGCCACCATCAGCATCATATCGCGCCGGTGGATTATAAATAACCTCAATACTCTTTACATTATCACCATTATAACCTCTAAGCAATTGTTGTAATTCTTCGTCACTTAGAAACACGCGTTTGTTATTAATGTAAACTTGAGCGGTGCTACCTTTTACAGTATAAGTCCCATTCATTTCAAAAACTCCTGGAGTAGATTGTAAAATTTGAGAAGCATTTCCTGTACTTAATGAAGTGTTCTCAACATTAAAAATGATACGGTCGGCTTTGCGATCTATAGTTGGTTTCTTTGCGATTAGGGTCACAGCATCTAGTTGAGCAGCATCTGTTTCTAACACTAGATTGTTAAGAGCAGCGTCTTTGTCTAGTGTTAGCTTTCGCGAAAGCGTTGCATAACCCACAAAAGAGGCGTTAAAATTATAGTCGCCCGCAGCTACTTTAGGGAAAGAAAAGTTTCCTGTCTCATCAGTTGAAGTACCGTATTTAAAAGTTCCCTCTTCTACATCAAGAAGTACCACATTTGCAAAAGCAATGGGTGCACCGTCAGAATCGATAAGATTACCTGTAAGATTAATTTGAGCAAACGTACTTAAAGAAGTGAATAGTAATAAAATGGGTATCAGTTTCATGCAATAAATAAAAGAGCCTCTAAAATAGGAAAGCTCCTTAAAAAATTGGGCAAGGAATTAGATTATATTTGCAGCAGTATTTAACGGACTATGAAGAACATACGCAATTTTTGTATCATCGCACACATTGACCACGGTAAAAGCACACTGGCAGACAGACTGTTAGATGCAACCCATACGGTTACAAAACGTGAATCCCAAGCACAATTACTAGACAACATGGATCTAGAACGTGAGCGCGGTATAACGATAAAATCGCATGCGATTCAAATGGATTATACTGCACCTGATGGTGAGCAATACATTCTTAATCTGATAGATACACCAGGTCACGTAGATTTCTCTTATGAGGTTTCTCGTTCTATAGCAGCTTGTGAAGGTGCTCTTTTAATTGTTGATGCAGCACAAAGTATTCAAGCACAAACGATCTCTAATCTTTATCTAGCACTAGAAAATGATTTAGAAATTATACCTGTACTTAATAAAGTAGATTTACCTAGTGCAAATGTTGAAGAGGTTACAGATGATATTGTAGATCTATTGGGTTGTGATCCTAGTGAAGTAATACCTGCAAGTGCAAAGACTGGTCTAGGGATTCAAGATATTCTAGATGCTATTATAGAACGAGTTCCTGCACCTACTGGTAACGTTGATGAGCCGTTACAGGCATTAGTTTTTGATTCACAATACAACCAGTTCCGTGGTGTAGAGACTATTTTTAGAGTTATTAATGGTTCTATTAAAAAAGGACAGCATATCAAATTTGTCGCGACTGGCGAGAGCTATTATGCAGATGAAATAGGTACTTTGAAATTGAATCAAGTTCCTAAAAAAGAAATAAAAGCAGGTGATGTAGGTTATCTTATTACTGGAATTAAAGAAGCTAAAGAGGTTAAAGTAGGTGATACAATAACAGATCATTCAAACCCTACTACAAATCCGATTGAAGGTTTTGAAGACGTTAAGCCTATGGTTTTTGCTGGTATTTATCCAGTAGATACTGAAGACTATGAAGACTTACGTTCCAGTATGGAAAAATTACAGCTTAACGACGCTTCATTAGTTTTTCAAGCAGAAAGTAGTGCTGCACTAGGTTTTGGTTTCCGTTGTGGGTTTTTAGGTATGTTACACTTAGAAATTATTCAAGAACGTCTAGAACGAGAGTTCAACATGACGGTTATCACAACTGTGCCTAACGTTTCTTATTATGCTTACACTAATAAGGATCCTGAGGCACGTATTATTGTTAATAATCCTAGTGATTTACCAGAGCCTTCTACATTAAATAGAGTTGAAGAACCATATATTAAAGCAACTATTATTACAAAATCAGATTTTGTAGGTAATGTGATGTCTTTATGTATTGAAAAACGTGGTATAGTAACTAATCAAACATACTTAACTACAGAGCGTGTTGAGCTTACCTTTGACATGCCGCTGGCCGAGATTGTTTTTGATTTCTATGATCGTTTAAAAACCGTTTCTAAAGGTTATGCATCATTTGACTATGCACCTATAGGAATGCGTGTTTCTAAACTCGTTAGATTAGATGTTCTTTTAAATGCACAACCTGTAGATGCTTTAAGTGCCTTAATACATGCTGACAACGCTTATACCATAGGTAAAAAGATGGTAGAAAAGTTGCGTGAACTCATCCCTAGACAACAATTTGATATACCTGTTCAAGCTGCTGTAGGAGCAAAAATTATTGCTCGTGAAACTATTAAAGCCCTACGTAAAGACGTAACGGCTAAATGTTATGGTGGTGATATCTCTCGTAAACGTAAGCTATTAGAGAAACAAAAGAAAGGTAAGAAACGTATGCGTCAGGTAGGTAATGTAGAGATACCTCAACAGGCATTTATGGCGGTGTTGAAATTGAATGATTAATTGAAAGTGGTATAAAAAACCACTATTTTATAAAATCTAAAAAAGGGACAGAATTAATTTTCTGTCCCTTTTTGCTGTTTGAAGAATTCTTAGAACTTACTTATAAATAATTTCCTACATATTAGGTGTTATTATGTATATTCGTGCTCAAATTAAAAAAATCTATGAAAAAATTATTATCCCTATTCATCGTCTTAAGCGTTTTATTTTCATGTAGCAGTGAAGAAGATTCGCCTACAGATAGTGGACTAACGAACCTACAGATTTCAGTGCAAAGTAAATCGACTAACAGTGTCACCTTGAGCACCACATCTGAAGGTGGTCCTAATTTTACTACCGTAATTAATTATGCTTTATCAGGTACTGGGAACTTTCAACAAACGTCATCTAACACCATTAATGGATTAGAAAAAGGAACTAAATATGATATGTTCTTTACACGTACGAGAAATGGACAAGACTACACTAGCCCTACCCTATCCGTAACAACACTAGGTTTTACACATACACCAGGGAACCCTTTATTTTCTCGAGATACTGAAGTAAATCATCTTTATCAAGTGATTTATGAGGGCAATACAGAGTTTGGTGATTTTGCTCAACCTTTAAGTGGTTATATCATTATAGAAAATGATAGTGTACCATTATTAAATGTCACTGCTACATCAACTCAAATCGACTTTGAGGTTGGGAAAAACGTAAGAACTATACTTCCTACCACTGCAGATAATTATCAATACAATTACCCATTTGAAATAGGTCTGTTTACTAATGAGGCATATACTAGAATCACAACAGACACACAGACTAATACACTTACACAACCTAGAAGTGTCTTTAGTATTGATAATCACGTACCGTATATTGAATCTGGTGTTCTTACTGGATCTATATGCTCAAATTCTGGTAAAAGAGGAATCATACAACCTGGAGGTCGTTTCTGGTTACGTGATCAAGGAACCTCAACAAATAGCGACTACAATAATCAAGATAACTACAATGTAAAAATAACTAACATAGTAGATCCTACTATTTCAAGAACATATCTAGCTAGCGATATCTTCCCAATAAATACTCTAACCGGTGATTGTACGATTGAAGGAATGGCTTTAGTAGGTTCCGCAGTTAATGGTAGAAGAGGATTCCATGATGCTAATGTATTATCCTTAAACTTAAACCGTAATTTCTTTATAGATGGAGATTATACCATCCAGTTTATTGTTGAAGATGATAATACATCATATTTTTCAAATGAATATATAGTAACTCTAGACTAATTTTTAAGTCAAAATTGTATTAGTAAAAAGGGACAGAATTAATTTTCTGTCCCTTTTTTTAATAAATATGTTCTTTCTTACTCCATCACTATATCACCACTAGCCTGTACTACAATTTTTTTACCTAGGTAAACCAGTTGGCTATCTTCTTCTACTTCCATATCTAATGATGTAGATGGAATGATATCTATTTCATTTTTCTTTCTAATAAATAAAGGTATGATGTTTTCATCT from Nonlabens arenilitoris harbors:
- the lepA gene encoding translation elongation factor 4, encoding MKNIRNFCIIAHIDHGKSTLADRLLDATHTVTKRESQAQLLDNMDLERERGITIKSHAIQMDYTAPDGEQYILNLIDTPGHVDFSYEVSRSIAACEGALLIVDAAQSIQAQTISNLYLALENDLEIIPVLNKVDLPSANVEEVTDDIVDLLGCDPSEVIPASAKTGLGIQDILDAIIERVPAPTGNVDEPLQALVFDSQYNQFRGVETIFRVINGSIKKGQHIKFVATGESYYADEIGTLKLNQVPKKEIKAGDVGYLITGIKEAKEVKVGDTITDHSNPTTNPIEGFEDVKPMVFAGIYPVDTEDYEDLRSSMEKLQLNDASLVFQAESSAALGFGFRCGFLGMLHLEIIQERLEREFNMTVITTVPNVSYYAYTNKDPEARIIVNNPSDLPEPSTLNRVEEPYIKATIITKSDFVGNVMSLCIEKRGIVTNQTYLTTERVELTFDMPLAEIVFDFYDRLKTVSKGYASFDYAPIGMRVSKLVRLDVLLNAQPVDALSALIHADNAYTIGKKMVEKLRELIPRQQFDIPVQAAVGAKIIARETIKALRKDVTAKCYGGDISRKRKLLEKQKKGKKRMRQVGNVEIPQQAFMAVLKLND
- a CDS encoding TonB-dependent receptor domain-containing protein; this encodes MKLIPILLLFTSLSTFAQINLTGNLIDSDGAPIAFANVVLLDVEEGTFKYGTSTDETGNFSFPKVAAGDYNFNASFVGYATLSRKLTLDKDAALNNLVLETDAAQLDAVTLIAKKPTIDRKADRIIFNVENTSLSTGNASQILQSTPGVFEMNGTYTVKGSTAQVYINNKRVFLSDEELQQLLRGYNGDNVKSIEVIYNPPARYDADGGAVINIITSKNVSLGYKGSVTGNYEIDTFAKYQIGTSHFYKNNWLNVYGNYNYNPRKDLTRQESQVGFFNSDGTRDSRWFTDVEAVNRSDAHALNSIIDIRLDKKNSLSFMGYLGLNNGRELDSEVNTSILPQNGTSFSGFDTNSDVDQDYASGNVNLAWNSVLNENGGNLNVEATYIFTDNDNTQDFSSRFFDNTQTTTGTNSFRTTGFQKANIFTGKVDYEDLLGSYTFSSGLKYTNISNKSNQDFFDTDMGAVLDPSLSDVYDYDERIYAAYTQVSRDWEKWSLTGGLRLEQTQVEGNSESLGLVNKQDYIGFFPNVALSHTLNDSNELSLSYKRSIDRPGSGDLNPFNNFINDNNVSTGTPDLVPAFNNKINLGWNYKNELFVDAYYLHTSDMINSVAFQNNDTNVLVQQSINLNYEFQYSVDATIYKMLNENWLTYTSISAFYMENEINASQSPLNVQKSNTTGFFIDTTNIFDLSKDGTFKMNVNATYVSSILFGTYKYENMLMSSIGVSKSLWNNRAILTASFSDIFLSQNQPFVTRYQNQDNRELTLPETQLLSIGFTYKFGNFRLENRDAEELEDQGRTGKKTKGF